The Terriglobales bacterium sequence AGCCAGGGCATGGTGCAGTTGTCGCTCTTTGACCAGCGCGACTTGGCCGAGATCCAGCATCCGGACTATCCCGGCGAGCGGCTGATCGTGTGCCGGAATCCGTTGCTGGCGGCCGAGCGGCGGCGCAAGCGTGGGGAGCTGATGGCGGTGGCGGAGAAGAAGCTGAAGGAGATCGAGGCCGCGACGAAACGGAAGCGGCAGCCTCTGCGGAGCGCGGAGAGGATCAGTTTTCTGGTGGGCAAGGCGCTGGGCCCTTGCAAGGTGGAGAAGTACTTCCTCTGGGAGGTTACGCCGCAGGGTCTGCGCTGGGAACGCAACCCGGAGCGCATCGCGCGCGATGCGGCCCTGGATGGGGTCTACGTGCTGCGGACCTGCGTCTCGGAGCAGTTTCTGAACCGGGAGCAGACGGTGCTGGCTTACAAGCGGCTGGCTGTTGTGGAGCGCGCGTTTCGCAGCCTGAAGAGCGTCGATCTGAATGTCCGCCCGATTCGTCATCGTGCGCCCGACCGGGTTCGCGCACATGTCTTCCTCGCCATGCTGGCCTACTACGTGGAGTGGCACATGCGCCAAGCGTTGGCGCCGGTGCTGTTCGATGACGAGCAGCGCGGCGACGCCAGGACTTCTCCCGTCGCGCCGGCGAGGCGATCCCCGGAGGCGCGCGAGAAAGCACGCCGCCGGCGGACTGCGGACGACTGGCCGGTGCAGAGCTTTCAGGACTGGCTGAAGGATCTGGGCACCATCGTCAGAAGCCGCATCCAACCGCGCCTGCGGTCCCTGTCCGCCTTCCAGGTGACCACCCGCCCGACCGCCTCACAGCAATATGCCCTTGCGCTGCTAAGCGTCAGGCTGTGAGGCAAACGTAGTCAGTAGGAAACTCCAGGTCGCGCCCCAACGCCCGCAGAATCAACAGATCCGCCTCCAGCCGGGGTGGAACTTCGGGCTAGTTATAGTTAACAGTTAGAGCTAGCGTTTCAGCCTGCGGATGGCGGCGGCGATTTCGCGGATGGTTTGTTCGTCCGACATCAGGACGCGGTGGGGCAGCCAGAAGGCGTCGCGGATGCACGCCTCGGCCACCGGGCACGGCTCGACGCGGCAGCCGCCCTGCTGATATAGGGGGTTTCCATAGAGAGTGTGCGGATAGAAGGGCGTGCAAGGGATCCCCTGCGCCGTGAGCGCCTTGTGGAACTCGTCGCGCGAAATCCCGAACCGCGGC is a genomic window containing:
- a CDS encoding DegT/DnrJ/EryC1/StrS family aminotransferase; protein product: PRFGISRDEFHKALTAQGIPCTPFYPHTLYGNPLYQQGGCRVEPCPVAEACIRDAFWLPHRVLMSDEQTIREIAAAIRRLKR